In Shinella sp. XGS7, a single genomic region encodes these proteins:
- a CDS encoding MerR family transcriptional regulator gives MSSKTPSPARQYRSGAVARMLGMPVATLRIWERRYGLSSAARSPAGHRLYGAADVQRLALLRQLSEQGHAIGSLAGLDMAALREVARTHAGALRERPAAPSPAPRLNDQALAALAGLSNTVACECPKHLAEILRQLSAFEAYTATCRQRSPEDAALHTYLGEVTAQARQQFEAALARVALHEGLWDAPAPG, from the coding sequence GTGAGTTCCAAGACCCCAAGCCCGGCCCGCCAGTACCGCAGCGGCGCGGTGGCCCGCATGCTGGGCATGCCGGTGGCCACGCTGCGCATCTGGGAGCGACGCTACGGCCTGAGCAGCGCCGCGCGCAGCCCCGCCGGCCACCGCCTCTACGGCGCGGCCGATGTGCAGCGCCTGGCCCTGCTGCGCCAGCTCAGCGAGCAGGGCCATGCCATCGGCAGCCTAGCGGGCCTGGACATGGCGGCCCTGCGCGAGGTGGCCCGCACCCATGCCGGCGCGCTGCGCGAGCGCCCGGCGGCCCCCAGCCCGGCGCCGCGGCTGAACGATCAGGCCCTGGCGGCGCTGGCCGGCCTCTCCAACACGGTGGCTTGCGAGTGCCCCAAGCACCTGGCCGAGATCCTGCGCCAGCTCAGCGCTTTCGAGGCCTACACGGCCACCTGCCGCCAGCGCAGCCCCGAGGACGCGGCCCTGCACACCTACCTGGGCGAGGTCACCGCCCAAGCCCGCCAGCAGTTCGAAGCGGCCCTGGCCCGTGTCGCCTTGCACGAAGGCTTGTGGGACGCGCCGGCGCCGGGATGA
- a CDS encoding acyltransferase, translating into MKSHRLLQLDALKALAAQAIVLHHLSAYGPVADTVQTQWPQLIAWLYEHGRIAVQIFLVLGGYLAARSLSAERRPLLGLVQTRWLRLSLPFMAAVLITLVCYQLAAHWLPELLPQSPLSALQLLAHALLLHDVMGYEALTVGAWYVAVDLQLYVLLAMLLCWTRRRLAPWLTLGLVVASLGFFNLHAGWDRWALYFFGAYGMGALVWLWREQPRSLLLGLLAVLSLTALWLDWRDRVALAGSTALLLALSQGRHWQAGPRLGAALAHLGQHSYALFLIHFPVLLLVNTLFERKSPEQPWMGLAALLGCWLLSNLAAVPFHRWVEQPASRLRWGLALPRRA; encoded by the coding sequence ATGAAGTCCCACCGCCTGCTGCAGCTGGATGCGCTCAAGGCCCTGGCCGCCCAGGCCATCGTGCTGCATCACCTGTCCGCCTATGGCCCGGTGGCCGACACGGTGCAGACCCAGTGGCCTCAGCTCATTGCCTGGCTTTACGAGCATGGGCGCATCGCGGTGCAGATCTTCCTGGTGCTGGGTGGGTATCTGGCGGCGCGCTCGCTGTCGGCGGAGCGCCGGCCCCTGCTGGGTCTGGTGCAGACCCGCTGGCTGCGCCTGAGCCTGCCCTTCATGGCGGCGGTGCTGATCACCCTGGTCTGCTACCAGCTGGCCGCGCACTGGCTGCCCGAGCTGCTGCCGCAAAGCCCGCTCAGTGCCCTGCAGCTGCTGGCCCATGCCCTGCTGCTGCACGATGTGATGGGCTATGAGGCCCTGACCGTGGGCGCCTGGTATGTGGCCGTGGACCTGCAGCTCTATGTGCTGCTGGCCATGCTGCTGTGCTGGACCCGGCGGCGCCTGGCCCCCTGGCTGACCCTGGGCCTGGTGGTGGCCTCGCTGGGCTTCTTCAATCTGCATGCGGGCTGGGACCGCTGGGCCCTGTACTTCTTCGGCGCCTATGGCATGGGCGCCCTGGTCTGGCTCTGGCGCGAGCAGCCGCGCAGCCTGCTGCTGGGCCTGCTGGCTGTGCTGAGCCTGACGGCCCTGTGGCTGGACTGGCGCGACCGCGTCGCCCTGGCCGGCAGCACCGCCCTGCTGCTGGCCCTGAGCCAGGGCCGCCACTGGCAGGCCGGCCCGCGCCTGGGCGCGGCCCTGGCCCATCTGGGCCAGCATTCCTACGCGCTCTTCCTGATCCATTTCCCGGTGCTGCTGCTGGTCAACACCTTGTTCGAACGCAAATCGCCCGAGCAGCCCTGGATGGGCCTGGCGGCCCTGCTGGGCTGCTGGCTGCTGAGCAATCTGGCGGCCGTGCCCTTCCACCGCTGGGTGGAGCAGCCCGCCTCGCGCCTGCGCTGGGGCCTGGCCCTGCCGCGCCGGGCCTGA
- a CDS encoding YafY family protein — protein sequence MRRADRLFQIVQLIRGRRLSTAEFLAERLEVTVRSIYRDIAALQAMRVPVEGERGIGYILRPGFDLPPLMFTKEEAQALVAVVRLARPALDAGLAAPAEAALSKILAVLSPAARAAAESLAVYAPLSGMDEALSRRLVQLREATELRRKLRLRYLDLSGSVTERVVRPLGCFFWGPVWTVAAWCELREDFRSFRVDRIEDLQLLDERFRDEAGKTLADLERQAAARERAAQDC from the coding sequence ATGCGCCGTGCCGACCGCCTGTTCCAGATCGTCCAGCTCATCCGCGGACGCCGCCTTTCCACCGCCGAATTCCTGGCCGAGCGGCTGGAGGTGACGGTGCGCTCGATCTACCGCGACATCGCCGCCCTCCAGGCGATGCGCGTGCCCGTCGAGGGCGAGCGCGGCATCGGCTATATCCTGCGACCCGGCTTCGACCTGCCGCCGCTGATGTTCACCAAGGAAGAGGCCCAGGCCCTGGTCGCCGTGGTGCGCCTGGCGCGCCCGGCACTCGACGCCGGCCTGGCGGCGCCGGCCGAGGCGGCGCTGTCCAAGATCCTGGCCGTGCTCTCGCCGGCGGCGCGGGCCGCGGCCGAGAGCCTGGCCGTCTACGCCCCGCTCTCGGGCATGGACGAGGCCCTGAGCCGGCGCCTGGTGCAGCTGCGCGAGGCCACCGAGCTGCGCCGCAAGCTGCGCCTGCGCTATCTGGACCTCAGCGGCAGCGTCACCGAGCGCGTGGTGCGCCCCCTGGGCTGCTTCTTCTGGGGCCCGGTCTGGACCGTGGCCGCCTGGTGCGAGCTGCGCGAGGACTTCCGCAGCTTCCGGGTGGACCGCATCGAGGACCTGCAGCTGCTGGACGAGCGTTTCCGCGACGAGGCCGGCAAGACCCTGGCCGATCTGGAGCGCCAGGCCGCCGCGCGCGAGCGCGCCGCCCAGGACTGCTGA
- a CDS encoding GNAT family N-acetyltransferase, whose product MNADSFLLAAPPGAPVLATERPDQAEVRALMGTLDALERSLYPESAQHLPGVAELQHPEVRLLVLRDAPQGQALGCGAIRLREDCAELLRMVVQPQARGRGLGAALVAGLERQAVLAGRPLLRLETGVRQRAAIRLYERLGYRRCAPFAGARPSPFGVFMEKLLGA is encoded by the coding sequence GTGAACGCCGACTCCTTTTTGCTTGCCGCGCCCCCGGGCGCCCCTGTTCTCGCCACCGAGCGGCCCGACCAGGCCGAGGTGCGTGCCCTGATGGGCACCCTGGATGCGCTGGAGCGCAGCCTCTACCCCGAGAGCGCCCAGCACCTGCCCGGCGTGGCCGAGCTGCAGCACCCCGAGGTGCGCCTGCTGGTGCTGCGCGATGCGCCCCAGGGCCAGGCCCTGGGCTGCGGCGCCATCCGCCTGCGCGAGGACTGCGCCGAGCTGCTGCGCATGGTGGTCCAGCCCCAGGCCCGCGGCCGCGGCCTGGGGGCGGCCCTGGTGGCCGGCCTGGAGCGCCAGGCCGTGTTGGCCGGCCGCCCCCTGCTCCGGCTGGAAACGGGCGTGCGCCAGCGCGCCGCCATCCGTCTCTACGAGCGCCTGGGCTACCGCCGCTGTGCGCCCTTTGCCGGCGCGCGGCCCAGCCCCTTCGGCGTCTTCATGGAGAAGCTGCTGGGCGCCTGA
- a CDS encoding NAD(P)/FAD-dependent oxidoreductase has product MAAAEGGRARPRVVILGCGFGGLEAARSLAGAPVDILMLDRSNHHLFQPLLYQVATAGLSAPSIAAPIRHMLRRQRNVTVLMAEVTGIDKAARQVRLADGQALDYDYLIVATGATHSYFGRDEWAQHAPGLKTLADAFRLRAKVLMAFEQAELLQDEAARRPWLNFVVIGAGPTGVEMAGTLAEIARHTLKNEFRRIDPGRAQVLLLEGSPRVLQAFRPELSAQAQAQLQGLGVQVRTGARVVGIDAEGVDVEQEGRRERLPARTVVWAAGVAASPLGRSLEVPLDRAGRVLVDGRLNIPGQREIFVVGDLAAAQSREADGSLKPVPGVSPGAKQMGRHAARAILCALAGRADPPPFRYRDYGALATIGRKAAVADVGRFQFSGYFAWLFWLFVHVYFLIGFRNRLVVLMDWAWAYWSFARYARVVAETADPAPAPLPPGPA; this is encoded by the coding sequence ATGGCAGCCGCTGAAGGAGGCCGGGCACGGCCGCGGGTGGTGATCCTGGGTTGCGGGTTTGGGGGCCTGGAGGCCGCCAGGTCCCTGGCCGGAGCACCGGTGGACATCCTGATGCTGGACCGCAGCAACCACCATCTCTTCCAGCCCCTGCTCTACCAGGTGGCCACGGCAGGGCTCTCGGCGCCCTCCATCGCCGCCCCCATACGCCATATGCTGCGGCGCCAGCGCAATGTGACGGTGCTGATGGCCGAGGTGACGGGCATCGACAAGGCGGCCCGCCAGGTGCGCCTGGCCGACGGCCAGGCCCTGGACTACGACTACCTGATCGTGGCCACCGGCGCCACCCACAGCTATTTCGGCCGCGACGAGTGGGCCCAGCACGCCCCGGGGCTCAAGACCCTGGCCGACGCCTTCCGCCTGCGCGCCAAGGTGCTGATGGCCTTCGAGCAGGCCGAGCTGCTGCAGGACGAGGCGGCGCGCCGGCCCTGGCTCAACTTCGTGGTCATCGGTGCCGGGCCCACCGGGGTGGAGATGGCCGGCACCCTGGCCGAGATTGCCCGCCACACCCTGAAGAACGAGTTCCGCCGCATCGACCCCGGCCGCGCCCAGGTGCTGCTGCTGGAGGGCTCGCCGCGGGTGCTGCAGGCCTTCCGCCCCGAACTCTCGGCCCAGGCCCAGGCCCAGCTGCAAGGCCTGGGCGTGCAGGTGCGCACCGGTGCCCGGGTGGTGGGCATAGACGCCGAGGGCGTGGATGTGGAGCAGGAGGGCCGGCGCGAGCGCCTGCCCGCACGCACCGTGGTCTGGGCCGCCGGGGTGGCGGCCTCGCCCCTGGGCCGCAGCCTGGAGGTGCCGCTGGACCGCGCGGGCCGGGTGCTGGTGGACGGCCGGCTCAACATCCCGGGCCAGCGCGAGATCTTCGTGGTGGGCGACCTGGCCGCGGCCCAGAGCCGCGAGGCCGATGGCAGCCTGAAGCCGGTGCCCGGCGTGAGCCCGGGCGCCAAGCAGATGGGCCGGCATGCGGCGCGCGCCATCTTGTGTGCGCTGGCCGGACGGGCCGATCCGCCGCCCTTTCGCTACCGCGACTACGGGGCCCTGGCCACCATAGGCCGCAAGGCGGCGGTGGCCGATGTGGGGCGCTTCCAGTTCTCGGGCTATTTCGCCTGGCTGTTCTGGCTCTTTGTGCACGTCTACTTCCTGATCGGCTTCCGCAACCGCCTGGTGGTGCTGATGGACTGGGCCTGGGCCTACTGGTCGTTTGCGCGCTATGCGCGCGTCGTGGCAGAGACGGCCGACCCCGCGCCGGCCCCGCTGCCACCGGGCCCGGCCTGA
- a CDS encoding phosphocholine-specific phospholipase C translates to MSSQQDRRSFLRSLAAGAGASAALASFPPAIQRALAIPANYRTGTLQDVEHIVILTQENRSFDHYFGTLPGVRGFSDPFPIPVLDRPGTFTRKSVFVQPIGNGAPVPGRPEWGGGRSAIAPFHLNTQQDFGVMRVSGTPHSWTDAQAAWDHGRMNNWPKAKQNHSLGYFKRTDLPFQFALAEAFTLCDHYHCATQTGTNTNRLFLWTGHNDPLAVAGGPSTDNSHDDFNTNPATDYTWVTYVERLQDAGISWQVYQNMGDNFTDNPLAGFRPFRNAWYQRPGYSQVLRDRGVSTRDLDKLKEDVLADKLPQVSWIVATAEGSEHPGPSSPAQGADYTARVLDALTSNPEVWSKTVLLINFDENDGFFDHMPPPAVPAYESYDADPARARLAGASTVDTVGEYHHNLNGSDPQYHHRPYGLGPRVPMYVVSPWSKGGWVNSQVSDHSSVIRFIEARFGVKEPLISPWRRAVSGDLLSCFDFRKPEDQPFFKDLPATAALRARAKALTQTKTPATPTSLVAPVQEEGMRPARALPYELQVQARLEASTVVLRFENAGEAGAVFHVYNRAALGELPRRYTVEAGKQLEGRWTPATGNYDLWVLGPNGFHRHFTGSVAVNATKPQPEIEVRADRVYGELQLRLINRGKVAASFELQALKYSDEPAQLHRVAAGAALDLRLPLAASQHWYDYSVKVRELAGFSRRLAGHIETGEPSVSDPALGGAALLDQYRP, encoded by the coding sequence ATGAGTTCCCAGCAAGACCGTCGCAGTTTCCTGCGCAGCCTGGCGGCCGGCGCCGGCGCCTCCGCCGCCCTGGCCAGCTTCCCGCCCGCCATCCAGCGCGCCCTGGCCATTCCGGCCAACTACCGCACCGGTACCCTGCAGGATGTCGAGCACATCGTCATCCTGACCCAGGAAAACCGCAGCTTCGACCACTACTTCGGCACCCTGCCCGGCGTGCGTGGCTTCAGCGACCCCTTCCCCATCCCGGTGCTGGACCGTCCCGGCACCTTCACCCGCAAGAGCGTGTTCGTGCAGCCCATCGGCAACGGCGCGCCCGTGCCGGGCCGCCCGGAATGGGGTGGTGGCCGCAGCGCCATCGCGCCCTTCCACCTGAACACCCAGCAGGACTTCGGCGTGATGCGCGTGTCCGGCACGCCGCACAGCTGGACCGATGCCCAGGCCGCCTGGGACCACGGCCGCATGAACAACTGGCCCAAGGCCAAGCAGAACCACTCCCTGGGCTACTTCAAGCGCACGGACCTGCCCTTCCAGTTCGCCCTGGCCGAGGCCTTCACGCTCTGCGACCACTACCACTGCGCCACCCAGACCGGCACCAACACCAACCGTCTGTTCCTGTGGACCGGCCATAACGACCCGCTGGCCGTGGCCGGTGGCCCGTCGACCGACAACAGCCACGACGACTTCAACACCAACCCCGCCACCGACTACACCTGGGTCACCTATGTGGAGCGTCTGCAGGACGCCGGCATCAGCTGGCAGGTCTACCAGAACATGGGGGACAACTTCACCGACAACCCCCTGGCGGGCTTCCGCCCCTTCCGCAACGCCTGGTACCAGCGTCCCGGCTATTCCCAGGTGCTGCGTGATCGCGGCGTGAGCACGCGCGATCTGGACAAGCTCAAGGAAGACGTGCTGGCCGACAAGCTGCCCCAGGTCAGCTGGATCGTGGCCACGGCCGAAGGCTCCGAGCACCCCGGCCCCTCCAGCCCGGCCCAGGGCGCGGACTACACGGCGCGCGTGCTGGACGCCCTGACGTCCAACCCCGAGGTCTGGAGCAAGACCGTGCTGCTCATCAACTTCGATGAGAACGACGGTTTCTTCGACCACATGCCGCCCCCGGCCGTGCCCGCCTACGAGAGCTACGACGCCGATCCGGCCCGCGCCCGCCTGGCCGGCGCCTCGACCGTGGACACCGTGGGTGAGTACCACCACAACCTGAACGGCTCGGACCCGCAGTATCACCACCGTCCCTACGGCCTGGGCCCGCGCGTGCCCATGTACGTGGTCTCGCCCTGGAGCAAGGGCGGCTGGGTCAACTCCCAGGTCTCGGACCACAGCTCGGTGATCCGTTTCATCGAGGCCCGCTTCGGCGTCAAGGAACCCCTGATCAGCCCCTGGCGCCGTGCCGTCAGCGGCGATCTGCTGAGCTGCTTCGACTTCCGCAAGCCCGAGGACCAGCCCTTCTTCAAGGACCTGCCGGCCACCGCCGCCCTGCGCGCCCGCGCCAAGGCCCTGACCCAGACCAAGACCCCGGCCACGCCCACCAGCCTGGTGGCGCCGGTGCAGGAAGAGGGCATGCGTCCGGCCCGCGCCCTGCCGTATGAGCTGCAGGTGCAGGCGCGCCTGGAAGCCAGCACCGTGGTGCTGCGCTTCGAGAACGCCGGTGAGGCCGGCGCGGTCTTCCATGTCTACAACCGCGCCGCCCTGGGCGAGCTGCCGCGCCGCTACACCGTGGAAGCCGGCAAACAGCTGGAAGGTCGCTGGACTCCGGCCACGGGCAATTACGACCTGTGGGTGCTGGGCCCCAACGGCTTCCACCGCCACTTCACCGGCTCGGTGGCCGTCAACGCCACCAAGCCCCAGCCCGAGATCGAGGTGCGTGCCGACCGCGTCTACGGCGAGCTGCAGCTGCGCCTGATCAACCGCGGCAAGGTGGCCGCCAGCTTCGAGCTGCAGGCCCTGAAGTACAGCGACGAGCCGGCCCAGCTGCACCGCGTGGCCGCGGGTGCCGCCCTGGACCTGCGCCTGCCCCTGGCCGCCAGCCAGCACTGGTACGACTACAGCGTCAAGGTGCGCGAGCTGGCCGGCTTCAGCCGTCGCCTGGCCGGTCATATCGAGACCGGCGAACCCTCGGTCAGCGATCCGGCCCTGGGCGGCGCGGCCCTGCTGGACCAGTACCGGCCCTGA
- a CDS encoding PEP-CTERM sorting domain-containing protein, with protein MKLNAFLTAALLGLAASAGHAGIYGDNLIVNGDAEQGTAGWSVFDDYGFIQSVDYGNNWVKPSEPGPVNRGAKMFTGLGEKAVAWQSLDLGQYSQAGDRFSLSGWLGGWQAQGDNAKLFVSFLSDTGNLLGSTEIGPVRPADRGNKTGLFYREASGLLPEQTYTLQFWLSMERLGGGDNDGYADNLKFTLTAAPVPEPATYGLMALGLLAVGVAARRRRA; from the coding sequence ATGAAACTCAATGCCTTCCTCACGGCCGCCCTGCTGGGCCTGGCCGCCAGCGCCGGCCACGCCGGCATCTACGGCGACAACCTGATCGTCAATGGCGACGCCGAACAGGGCACCGCCGGCTGGAGCGTCTTTGACGACTACGGCTTCATCCAGTCCGTCGACTACGGCAACAACTGGGTCAAGCCCAGCGAGCCTGGCCCCGTGAACCGCGGCGCCAAGATGTTCACCGGCCTGGGCGAGAAGGCCGTGGCCTGGCAGTCGCTGGACCTGGGCCAGTACTCGCAGGCCGGTGACCGCTTCAGCCTGAGCGGCTGGCTGGGCGGCTGGCAGGCCCAGGGCGACAACGCCAAGCTCTTCGTGAGCTTCCTGAGCGATACGGGCAATCTGCTCGGCTCCACCGAGATCGGCCCGGTGCGCCCGGCCGACCGCGGCAACAAGACCGGCCTGTTCTACCGCGAGGCCAGCGGCCTGCTGCCCGAGCAGACCTACACCCTGCAGTTCTGGCTGAGCATGGAGCGCCTGGGCGGTGGTGACAACGACGGCTACGCCGACAACCTCAAGTTCACGCTGACCGCGGCCCCGGTGCCCGAGCCCGCCACCTACGGCCTGATGGCCCTGGGCCTGCTGGCCGTGGGCGTGGCTGCCCGCCGCCGTCGCGCCTGA
- a CDS encoding VOC family protein, producing MQFAYTLIYVSDVAASLDFYERAFGLKRRFLHESGAYGELDTGATALAFVDHATARDSVGSDYLAAEDSERPLGMEVGFTTPDVGAAYERALAAGAVPLKAPTLKPWGQTVAYVRCPDGSLVELCTPMG from the coding sequence ATGCAGTTCGCCTACACCCTCATCTATGTCAGCGATGTGGCCGCCTCGCTCGATTTCTACGAGCGCGCCTTCGGCCTGAAGCGCCGCTTTCTGCACGAGTCCGGCGCCTATGGCGAGCTGGATACCGGCGCCACCGCCCTGGCCTTTGTGGACCATGCCACAGCGCGCGACAGCGTGGGCAGCGACTACCTGGCCGCCGAGGACAGCGAGCGCCCCCTGGGCATGGAGGTGGGCTTCACCACGCCCGATGTGGGCGCGGCCTACGAGCGGGCCCTGGCCGCGGGCGCGGTGCCGTTGAAGGCCCCCACCCTCAAGCCCTGGGGCCAGACCGTGGCCTATGTGCGCTGCCCCGATGGCAGCCTGGTAGAACTCTGCACCCCGATGGGCTGA
- a CDS encoding pitrilysin family protein, translated as MSRVPGPSRRSLLAWSAGTGLAWAWPAAAMAPLPVPALQPRTRRLANGLQLLSLPMAETATVAVQLFYRVGGKDDPPGRSGFAHLFEHLMFKGTRHMAAEQFDRLTEDVGGSNNAFTAEDMTVYHSQVPAHHLEPLLWAEAERMAHLQVDQAGLDSERAVVKEEFRQRVLADPYGRLFHAIPVYGYQQPGYRRPVIGNIEELDAATLADVQAFHADYYRPDNALLVVAGAFEPAQLDAWVDRYFGPIPAPDRPVPRRPVQEPQRSRDELHRLAVPGLPQPAVLALWQGPRADAQEVPALQLAQAVLAQGEASRLNEALVHGPRLAQSCGFELMLNAEAGLLAAHAISSGRLRPEALLERLSREVQRLAEEPVPVAQLERARALLLTQALVEREGPEGRALALGQAQLLRGEAQAAARDLERLQDVSGEAVQRALRRHVLQGARVGLLYLDAGSGGR; from the coding sequence ATGTCCCGCGTTCCCGGCCCCAGTCGTCGTTCCCTGCTGGCCTGGTCGGCGGGGACAGGTCTTGCCTGGGCCTGGCCGGCGGCCGCGATGGCCCCCCTGCCCGTGCCGGCCCTGCAGCCGCGCACGCGCCGCCTGGCCAACGGCCTGCAGCTGCTGAGCCTGCCCATGGCCGAGACCGCCACCGTGGCGGTGCAGCTCTTCTACCGCGTGGGGGGCAAGGACGATCCCCCTGGCCGCTCGGGCTTTGCCCATCTCTTCGAGCACCTGATGTTCAAGGGCACGCGGCATATGGCGGCCGAGCAGTTCGATCGCCTGACCGAGGATGTGGGCGGCAGCAACAACGCCTTCACCGCCGAGGACATGACGGTCTATCACAGCCAGGTGCCAGCCCATCATCTGGAGCCCCTGCTGTGGGCCGAGGCCGAGCGCATGGCCCATCTGCAGGTGGACCAGGCGGGCCTGGACAGCGAGCGCGCCGTGGTCAAGGAGGAGTTCCGCCAGCGCGTGCTGGCCGATCCCTATGGCCGGCTCTTCCACGCCATCCCGGTCTACGGCTACCAGCAGCCGGGCTATCGCCGGCCCGTGATCGGCAATATCGAGGAGCTGGATGCCGCCACCCTGGCTGATGTGCAGGCCTTCCATGCCGACTACTACCGTCCCGACAACGCCCTGCTGGTGGTGGCCGGGGCCTTCGAGCCGGCCCAGCTGGACGCCTGGGTGGATCGCTATTTCGGGCCCATTCCCGCGCCGGACCGGCCGGTGCCGCGCCGCCCGGTGCAGGAGCCTCAGCGCAGCCGCGACGAGCTGCACCGCCTGGCCGTGCCGGGCCTGCCCCAGCCGGCCGTGCTGGCCCTGTGGCAGGGACCGCGGGCCGATGCCCAGGAGGTGCCGGCCCTGCAGCTGGCCCAGGCCGTGCTGGCCCAGGGCGAGGCCTCGCGCCTGAACGAGGCCCTGGTCCATGGCCCGCGCCTGGCCCAGAGCTGCGGCTTCGAGCTGATGCTCAATGCCGAGGCCGGCCTGCTGGCGGCGCATGCCATCTCCAGCGGCCGTCTGCGGCCCGAGGCCCTGCTGGAGCGCCTGAGCCGCGAGGTGCAGCGCCTGGCCGAGGAGCCCGTGCCCGTGGCCCAGCTGGAACGCGCCCGGGCCCTGCTGCTGACCCAGGCCCTGGTGGAGCGCGAGGGCCCCGAGGGCCGCGCCCTGGCCCTGGGCCAGGCCCAGCTGCTGCGCGGCGAGGCCCAGGCCGCGGCACGCGACCTGGAGCGTCTGCAGGATGTGAGTGGCGAGGCCGTGCAGCGCGCCCTGCGCCGTCATGTGCTGCAGGGCGCGCGCGTGGGCCTGCTCTATCTGGATGCCGGGAGCGGTGGGCGATGA
- a CDS encoding pitrilysin family protein: MSGLARRAFLLAAAAGWPALARAQTLPAPAAPRPPAALKLQSFSLANGLRVLLAPRPGWPLVTVQLQLGLGSLLDPPAQAGLTQLFLDVLSRGVQRGRPGSGRVADGAEIAFTAESLGASLESQTQALAGSLSLSLAAPRLEEALALLADLVRRPTLPASGLERARQLMLENLRQTQADPAALAQALGRRLFWGESAAGRLATPASLNRIRRDDLLALQRSQLAPALSSLIVCGDFGPAALRSALEREFGGWRGGAQSGRQPPQVQPRPLAARSVFVDLPGAGQSAVQILAPYAGLAAVEELPAGLLAQAVLGQGYSSRLGREVRIKRGLSYGASSQVESLPGSGWLSAYAQTRHESAAEVARVMALEIQRLGEQAVDVEELAARRASWLGEQQRRLESTAGLAAALGEQLQQGLAPEALGRWGERLQAVDAAALQAFAARYWRGEALRRVVVGDLAAAGPALRALDPGAWIIPAAELDLGSATLRRVSRRGRGAVEGRALPPG; this comes from the coding sequence ATGAGCGGGCTGGCCCGACGTGCCTTCCTGCTGGCCGCCGCCGCGGGCTGGCCCGCCCTGGCGCGGGCCCAGACCCTGCCGGCCCCGGCCGCGCCACGCCCGCCCGCGGCCCTCAAGCTTCAAAGCTTCTCGCTGGCCAATGGCCTGCGCGTGCTGCTGGCGCCGCGGCCGGGCTGGCCCCTGGTGACGGTGCAGCTGCAGCTGGGCCTGGGCAGCCTGCTGGATCCGCCAGCCCAGGCCGGCCTGACCCAGCTCTTTCTGGACGTGCTGAGCCGGGGCGTGCAGCGTGGCCGGCCCGGCAGCGGCCGCGTGGCCGACGGCGCCGAGATCGCCTTCACGGCCGAGAGCCTGGGCGCCAGCCTCGAGAGCCAGACCCAGGCCCTGGCCGGCAGCCTCTCGCTGAGCCTGGCCGCGCCGCGTCTGGAGGAGGCCCTGGCCCTGCTGGCCGATCTGGTGCGCCGCCCCACCTTGCCGGCCTCGGGCCTGGAGCGCGCCCGCCAGCTGATGCTGGAGAACCTGCGCCAGACCCAGGCCGACCCGGCCGCCCTGGCCCAGGCCCTGGGCCGGCGCCTGTTCTGGGGCGAGAGCGCGGCCGGGCGTCTGGCCACGCCTGCCTCGCTCAACCGCATACGCCGCGATGATCTGCTGGCCCTGCAGCGCAGCCAGCTCGCCCCCGCGCTCAGCAGCCTGATCGTCTGTGGCGACTTCGGGCCCGCGGCCCTGCGGTCGGCGCTGGAGCGCGAGTTCGGCGGCTGGCGCGGCGGCGCGCAGAGCGGGCGTCAGCCACCGCAGGTGCAGCCCCGCCCGCTGGCGGCGCGCAGCGTCTTCGTGGACCTGCCGGGCGCCGGCCAGAGCGCGGTGCAGATCCTGGCGCCCTATGCGGGTCTGGCCGCGGTGGAGGAACTGCCGGCGGGCCTGCTGGCCCAGGCGGTACTCGGCCAGGGCTATTCCTCGCGTCTGGGGCGCGAGGTGCGCATCAAGCGCGGCCTCAGCTATGGCGCCAGCAGCCAGGTGGAAAGCCTGCCGGGCAGCGGCTGGCTCAGCGCCTATGCCCAGACCCGCCACGAGAGCGCGGCCGAGGTGGCGCGGGTGATGGCCCTGGAGATCCAGCGCCTGGGCGAGCAGGCCGTTGACGTGGAGGAGTTGGCCGCGCGCCGTGCCAGCTGGCTGGGCGAGCAGCAGCGCCGCCTGGAGAGCACGGCCGGCCTGGCCGCGGCCCTGGGCGAGCAGCTGCAGCAGGGCCTGGCGCCCGAGGCCCTGGGCCGCTGGGGCGAGCGACTGCAGGCGGTGGATGCGGCGGCGCTGCAGGCCTTTGCGGCGCGCTACTGGCGCGGCGAGGCCCTGCGCCGCGTGGTGGTGGGCGATCTGGCCGCCGCCGGCCCCGCCCTGCGCGCCCTGGACCCCGGGGCCTGGATCATTCCTGCGGCCGAGCTGGACCTGGGAAGCGCCACGCTGCGACGCGTGTCACGCCGCGGCCGGGGCGCGGTTGAGGGCAGGGCGCTGCCGCCGGGTTAG